Proteins encoded within one genomic window of Thermomicrobiales bacterium:
- a CDS encoding TIGR03667 family PPOX class F420-dependent oxidoreductase, whose product MAFSLDTSTDFGKRVAHHLANDQVAWLTTVNGDGRPFPSLIWFLYEDDGTLLIYSQPNKTKLRNIASNAAVSINFNSDAYGGSMVVLSGTAVVDESTNPSAHYAAYLAKYTSGIESLGMTPESFAAEYSVPIRVILQNVRGF is encoded by the coding sequence ATGGCATTTTCCCTCGACACCTCGACTGACTTCGGGAAGCGCGTAGCTCACCACCTCGCAAACGATCAGGTAGCATGGCTGACCACCGTCAATGGCGATGGCCGGCCGTTCCCGAGCCTCATCTGGTTTCTTTATGAGGACGACGGCACTTTGTTGATCTACAGCCAGCCGAACAAGACCAAATTGCGCAATATTGCTTCGAACGCCGCGGTCTCGATCAACTTCAACTCCGACGCCTACGGCGGTTCGATGGTGGTCCTCTCTGGAACGGCAGTGGTCGACGAGTCGACCAATCCCTCCGCGCATTACGCGGCGTATCTTGCGAAGTACACGAGCGGCATCGAATCGCTCGGCATGACACCCGAGAGTTTTGCTGCTGAGTACAGCGTTCCGATCCGGGTGATTCTGCAGAACGTCCGCGGTTTCTAG
- a CDS encoding VOC family protein, whose protein sequence is MRRYRGDGLFVWYDLMAVDEAATSPFYSGLFGWEFSAEARPPDGYRTVTLDGRGLGGCLPYQTESGRSAWMGYIQVTGIDDRMERARDLGANFYVELMEIPGIGKLSVLDDPTGASFYLYQPSSELWTTESAYDRGPGHVIWNELITNDLEAASAFYREIAGWELVPMGDGPNPYTVAKANGAPVAGLFQPGESPERSAWIMSVETSDIDATIAHAVELGGRIIHPANTVPGVGRTAWIADPTGGVVGLMQPESGWLDRL, encoded by the coding sequence TTGCGTCGGTATCGTGGCGACGGTCTGTTTGTCTGGTATGACCTGATGGCGGTCGATGAGGCCGCCACAAGCCCGTTCTACAGCGGATTGTTCGGGTGGGAGTTTTCGGCCGAAGCCCGCCCGCCCGATGGGTATCGAACGGTGACGCTGGACGGACGTGGTCTCGGCGGCTGCTTGCCGTACCAGACCGAGTCCGGCCGGAGCGCCTGGATGGGATACATCCAGGTCACCGGCATCGATGATCGCATGGAGCGGGCGCGAGATCTGGGCGCTAACTTCTATGTCGAACTCATGGAAATCCCCGGTATCGGCAAGCTTTCCGTGCTCGATGATCCGACCGGCGCGTCTTTCTATCTTTACCAGCCGTCGTCCGAACTGTGGACGACTGAGTCCGCATATGATCGCGGGCCGGGGCATGTCATCTGGAACGAGCTCATCACCAACGACCTGGAAGCTGCCTCGGCGTTCTACCGGGAGATCGCCGGGTGGGAGCTCGTGCCGATGGGTGACGGCCCCAATCCCTACACAGTCGCCAAGGCAAATGGCGCCCCGGTCGCCGGTCTGTTTCAACCTGGCGAGTCTCCGGAACGATCGGCCTGGATCATGAGCGTCGAGACGTCCGATATCGATGCCACCATCGCGCATGCGGTCGAACTTGGCGGAAGGATCATCCATCCGGCCAACACGGTTCCTGGCGTGGGGCGCACTGCCTGGATCGCCGACCCCACCGGCGGTGTCGTCGGTCTCATGCAACCAGAATCGGGCTGGCTCGACCGGCTCTAG
- a CDS encoding VOC family protein, producing the protein MSATMTRDAIAWDELHSKDRGKAEAFYNTLFGWTSTAVEMGPEYTYHLLNRADNGQMFAGSHQQGPDEADQPSFWLVFLESDDVDKATAKASELGATVIMEPADIPGTGRFAVLMDPQGAAVGFLTYADGGAAPDRGEGHGCIVWHELVSGDPDASGNFYSSIFGYSAEVENMGELSARIFKQDGEMFANILPKPTPEAPDAWVFYVETRDAQATADLATKSGGSVIVPPMPLPPIGTIAWLADPTGAVFGILQPADPAAS; encoded by the coding sequence GTGAGCGCAACTATGACACGCGACGCCATCGCCTGGGACGAACTGCATTCCAAGGACCGAGGCAAGGCCGAAGCTTTCTACAACACGCTCTTCGGATGGACGTCTACCGCCGTCGAGATGGGTCCCGAATACACCTATCACTTGCTCAACCGGGCCGACAACGGCCAGATGTTCGCTGGCTCTCACCAGCAAGGACCCGATGAGGCCGACCAGCCATCGTTCTGGCTCGTTTTCCTGGAGTCCGATGACGTCGACAAGGCAACCGCGAAGGCCTCCGAGCTCGGGGCGACGGTCATCATGGAGCCTGCCGACATTCCTGGAACCGGCCGCTTTGCGGTGCTCATGGACCCGCAGGGCGCTGCCGTAGGCTTCCTGACCTACGCGGATGGCGGAGCGGCGCCGGATCGTGGTGAAGGCCACGGTTGCATCGTTTGGCACGAACTGGTTTCTGGCGATCCTGATGCCTCCGGCAACTTCTATTCCTCGATTTTTGGATACTCGGCCGAGGTCGAGAACATGGGCGAACTCTCGGCGAGGATCTTCAAGCAGGACGGCGAGATGTTCGCCAACATCCTGCCGAAACCAACACCAGAAGCGCCCGACGCGTGGGTCTTCTATGTCGAGACACGGGATGCGCAGGCAACGGCCGACCTGGCGACGAAGTCCGGTGGATCAGTCATCGTCCCGCCGATGCCGTTGCCACCAATCGGCACCATCGCCTGGCTTGCCGATCCGACCGGCGCGGTCTTCGGCATCTTGCAACCCGCAGATCCGGCCGCGAGCTAG
- a CDS encoding DsbA family oxidoreductase, translating to MTEPMNGSESLAVTMIADFACPWCRIGKANLDAALEQWTGLPVSVTYLPFFLDPSLPAEGKNFRDHLAQKFQGVPLDAMFDRVSQAGQASGLEFRWDLVGKSPNTTLAHQLIFIAPDETRGALSTAIYDAYFLQGKDITDLDTLVELAGAAGLDREETRRRLQAGEGAAEVHSIARQVSQQGVTGVPFFIFDGRLALNGAQPPSVILEAIRQVAEPALTPAD from the coding sequence ATGACCGAACCCATGAACGGTTCCGAATCGCTCGCAGTGACGATGATTGCCGATTTCGCCTGCCCCTGGTGCCGTATCGGCAAAGCCAACCTCGATGCTGCGCTCGAGCAATGGACCGGACTGCCGGTGTCGGTGACCTATCTGCCGTTCTTTCTCGATCCCTCATTGCCTGCCGAAGGAAAGAACTTCCGCGATCACCTGGCCCAGAAGTTCCAGGGCGTGCCGCTCGACGCCATGTTCGATCGGGTTTCGCAGGCCGGTCAGGCCTCCGGGCTGGAGTTCCGCTGGGACCTGGTCGGTAAATCGCCAAATACCACGCTGGCGCATCAGTTGATCTTCATCGCCCCAGACGAAACCCGCGGCGCGCTCTCCACGGCCATCTACGACGCCTATTTTCTGCAGGGCAAGGACATCACTGATCTCGATACCCTGGTGGAACTGGCCGGGGCTGCCGGGCTCGACCGCGAGGAGACTCGTCGGCGTCTCCAGGCCGGCGAGGGCGCCGCGGAGGTGCACAGCATCGCTCGCCAGGTCTCCCAACAAGGTGTCACCGGCGTCCCGTTTTTCATCTTCGATGGGCGCCTTGCGCTCAACGGCGCGCAACCGCCAAGTGTGATTCTCGAAGCAATTCGCCAGGTCGCCGAACCGGCGCTAACGCCGGCCGACTGA
- a CDS encoding VOC family protein produces the protein MTNFSKSWLDLPEPPPVVAMYEMVLEVADLTESERFYTEAIGLPVATRWGDERPATWLSLGNEGFLGLWPVESGGAVAIHNGRGGAHVHFALRIPAGTIDQAQARLEELGFAVERVDFGNGNVAIYLDDPDGNVVELTEIRLLWDGTAASVM, from the coding sequence TTGACCAATTTCTCGAAGAGCTGGCTCGATCTGCCTGAGCCGCCGCCAGTCGTCGCCATGTACGAGATGGTGCTCGAGGTGGCCGATCTGACAGAGTCGGAACGCTTCTACACGGAAGCGATCGGCCTGCCGGTCGCGACGCGCTGGGGAGACGAGCGACCGGCCACCTGGTTGTCACTCGGCAATGAAGGGTTCCTCGGACTGTGGCCGGTGGAATCCGGGGGCGCGGTGGCCATTCACAATGGCCGCGGCGGCGCGCACGTGCATTTCGCGCTGCGCATCCCGGCCGGAACGATCGATCAGGCGCAAGCCCGGCTCGAAGAATTGGGTTTTGCGGTCGAGCGAGTCGATTTCGGCAACGGCAATGTGGCAATTTACCTGGACGATCCGGATGGTAACGTCGTGGAGTTGACGGAGATTCGTCTGCTCTGGGACGGTACTGCCGCCTCGGTCATGTGA
- a CDS encoding thioredoxin-like domain-containing protein, translated as MDRDPASYAGAVRAPDFPGDAVWIGSAPIQLSELRGRVVLLDFWTSGCINCMHILPNLHRLHLAFPDQLQIIGVHTPKFSAEKDPDRLALAIDRLGIHHPVVSDPDYAIWQSYAVDAWPTLIFIDQRGRVVARHAGEFDYDRVHAFIEALVTSAEAVDPASEHPRSRPGSQQQDPVEDSERIRSGHTTLRFPAKVVVDPIQHRLVIADSGNHRILIATLDGIVLTTIGTGLPGADDGDFSVATFTHPQGIAFSPDGQSIVVADAGNHLLRRIDLAAGTVSTVAGTGQRGLPAVGGPAREIALASPWDVIWFEERYLIAMAGLHQVWSYDPATERLAIMAGTGVESIHDDRFANATFAQPMGLAALGRTVCVADAESSAVRALDCDSGRVRRLLGRGLFYFGDLDAIGDSVRLQHPQGIAATEEDGQPVLYLADTFNNKIKRVDPVRRESSTIAGTGEQGLVDGDALDAEFREPSGLALHEGLLYIADTHNHAIRVVDLDQQEARTLQLTFGSDSSRQS; from the coding sequence ATGGATCGTGATCCCGCCTCCTACGCCGGCGCTGTGCGCGCCCCGGACTTCCCCGGGGACGCCGTTTGGATTGGCAGCGCGCCGATCCAACTCTCCGAATTGCGCGGAAGGGTCGTGCTGCTCGATTTCTGGACCTCTGGATGCATCAATTGCATGCACATCCTGCCCAATCTGCACCGGCTGCACCTTGCGTTCCCTGATCAGCTCCAGATCATCGGCGTGCATACGCCGAAATTCTCCGCGGAAAAGGATCCTGATCGCCTCGCGCTTGCGATCGACCGGCTCGGTATTCATCACCCCGTCGTCTCCGATCCCGACTACGCCATTTGGCAGTCATACGCTGTCGATGCCTGGCCGACCCTCATCTTCATCGACCAGCGAGGGCGTGTCGTCGCGCGGCACGCTGGCGAGTTCGACTATGACCGCGTGCATGCGTTCATCGAAGCGCTTGTCACCTCGGCCGAAGCCGTGGACCCGGCATCGGAGCACCCACGTTCACGACCGGGATCGCAGCAGCAGGACCCGGTGGAAGATAGCGAGCGAATTCGCTCTGGGCACACCACGCTGCGTTTCCCGGCCAAGGTCGTTGTCGACCCCATCCAGCACCGTCTTGTCATTGCCGATTCCGGCAATCACCGCATCCTCATTGCGACGCTCGACGGCATCGTCCTGACCACGATCGGCACCGGTCTCCCAGGGGCCGATGACGGGGATTTCTCCGTCGCCACATTCACCCATCCCCAGGGGATCGCGTTCAGCCCGGACGGCCAGTCGATCGTCGTTGCCGATGCCGGAAACCATCTGCTTCGTCGTATCGATCTTGCTGCCGGTACGGTGAGCACCGTCGCCGGCACCGGCCAACGCGGGTTGCCTGCCGTTGGTGGCCCAGCGCGCGAAATTGCTCTTGCGTCACCCTGGGATGTGATCTGGTTCGAGGAGCGCTATCTGATCGCCATGGCGGGTCTGCACCAGGTCTGGAGCTACGATCCTGCCACCGAGCGTCTCGCAATCATGGCCGGAACCGGGGTCGAATCGATTCACGATGATCGTTTCGCCAATGCCACGTTCGCCCAGCCGATGGGGCTCGCTGCCCTCGGACGGACGGTCTGCGTGGCCGATGCCGAATCGTCGGCGGTGCGCGCGCTCGATTGCGACAGCGGACGTGTGCGGCGGCTGCTGGGACGAGGACTTTTCTATTTCGGCGATCTCGACGCGATCGGCGACAGTGTCCGATTGCAACATCCGCAAGGAATTGCCGCGACCGAAGAGGACGGCCAACCAGTGCTCTATCTGGCCGACACGTTCAACAACAAGATCAAGCGCGTCGATCCTGTACGTCGAGAATCCTCGACTATCGCCGGGACGGGCGAACAGGGCCTGGTCGACGGCGATGCGCTCGACGCCGAGTTCCGCGAGCCATCGGGACTGGCGCTGCATGAGGGGTTGCTCTACATCGCCGACACCCACAACCATGCGATTCGCGTTGTCGACCTGGACCAGCAGGAGGCGCGCACGCTGCAGCTCACGTTTGGTTCGGATTCATCTCGGCAGAGCTGA
- a CDS encoding heme o synthase, which produces MASQTGRFRSFLDGLVEPQPADPTVRTTLSRVAEPATHESGAQAPAIPLRRQIDNYIALTKPGILTLLLATELAAMMVAAAGLPPFRIVVAGMLGGLLAAAGANVLNCYIDRDIDRKMSRTQHRATATGEISPRNALIYGLALNVLAVLILGFGTNWFAAGLAALGSFYYVVVYSYYLKRRSEQNIVIGGTAGAIPPLVGWAAVTGSLAVAPVLMFAIIYYWTPPHFWALSLLKQGEYDRAGVPMLPLVVGEEETRKQLLLYTFLLASVSLLITPFGLGEIYLVSALVLNAIFLALAYGLYRKGTKKLARQTFFYSLWYLALLFGAMVFDRMILPA; this is translated from the coding sequence ATGGCATCACAGACCGGCAGATTTCGCTCGTTTCTCGATGGATTGGTCGAGCCACAACCGGCCGATCCGACCGTGCGCACAACGCTGAGCCGTGTGGCGGAACCCGCCACGCACGAATCGGGAGCGCAGGCACCGGCCATTCCGCTTCGGCGGCAAATCGACAACTACATCGCGCTCACCAAGCCGGGGATCCTGACACTCCTGCTGGCAACCGAGCTCGCCGCCATGATGGTGGCCGCAGCGGGGCTCCCGCCGTTTCGCATTGTCGTTGCCGGCATGTTGGGCGGGTTGCTCGCGGCCGCTGGCGCAAACGTGCTGAACTGCTATATCGACCGGGACATCGACCGCAAGATGTCGCGCACACAGCATCGCGCCACTGCAACCGGAGAAATCTCCCCGCGCAACGCGCTGATCTATGGGCTGGCCCTAAACGTGCTGGCAGTGCTGATCCTCGGATTTGGAACGAACTGGTTCGCGGCCGGTTTGGCCGCCCTGGGCAGCTTCTACTACGTGGTGGTCTATTCCTACTACCTGAAGCGCCGTTCGGAACAGAACATCGTGATCGGTGGAACGGCAGGGGCAATCCCGCCGCTGGTCGGCTGGGCAGCCGTGACCGGATCGCTTGCCGTGGCGCCGGTGTTGATGTTCGCCATCATCTACTACTGGACCCCACCGCATTTCTGGGCGTTGTCGTTGCTGAAGCAGGGCGAGTATGACCGCGCCGGGGTTCCGATGCTCCCGCTCGTCGTCGGCGAAGAGGAAACCCGCAAGCAGCTCTTGCTCTATACATTTCTCCTGGCCTCGGTGTCTCTGCTCATTACCCCGTTCGGACTCGGTGAGATCTATCTGGTTTCGGCGCTGGTGCTGAATGCGATCTTCCTCGCACTGGCATACGGGCTCTATCGCAAGGGCACCAAGAAGCTCGCGCGGCAGACATTCTTCTATTCGCTCTGGTATCTGGCGTTGCTTTTTGGAGCGATGGTGTTCGATCGGATGATCCTGCCGGCGTAG
- a CDS encoding TerC family protein: MEADFIAKIASIVLIDLVLSGDNAVVIGMAARSLPPDARKRAILFGGLGAVVLRVTFTILAALLLDIPLLRAIGGVLLLWIAYKLVRPHEDAHNVSEAESLIAAVKTIILADFVMSLDNILAVGGASEGHLGLLIFGLIFSIPILMLGSELVARILGRLPILLYVGVVVLVLTATRMILHDDVVKEYFHAGPIETVILAALLSAAIIWLGLRAGKSLPPPPPTAESPA; encoded by the coding sequence ATGGAAGCTGATTTCATCGCCAAGATCGCCAGCATCGTGCTCATCGATCTGGTGCTCTCGGGCGATAACGCGGTTGTGATCGGGATGGCCGCGCGGAGCTTGCCGCCCGATGCCCGCAAACGCGCGATCCTGTTCGGTGGCCTTGGGGCGGTCGTGCTGCGTGTGACGTTCACCATCCTGGCAGCGTTGTTGCTGGATATCCCCCTGTTGCGGGCAATTGGCGGCGTGCTGCTGCTCTGGATCGCCTACAAACTGGTGCGCCCGCATGAGGACGCGCACAACGTTTCCGAAGCTGAGTCGCTCATCGCCGCCGTCAAGACCATCATCCTGGCCGACTTCGTGATGAGTCTGGACAACATTCTCGCGGTCGGCGGCGCATCCGAAGGTCATTTGGGACTGCTGATCTTCGGCTTGATCTTCTCGATCCCGATTCTGATGCTGGGCAGCGAGCTGGTAGCGCGCATTCTCGGACGCTTGCCAATCCTGCTCTATGTCGGCGTGGTCGTGCTCGTGTTGACCGCGACACGCATGATCCTGCACGACGACGTAGTCAAGGAGTACTTCCACGCGGGCCCCATCGAAACGGTCATCCTGGCGGCGCTCCTTTCGGCAGCGATCATCTGGCTCGGGTTGCGTGCGGGGAAGTCGCTTCCGCCGCCTCCGCCCACGGCAGAATCACCGGCATAG